CGGTGCGAGACGCGAAGGAACTGTCCGAGCTTGGCGTATTCATAGAAGCCCTTGGCGAAGTAGTTGATGCGGCGTCCCCCGAACCGGCGGCGATCCCAAAACCGGCGCGTCGGCTCGTCGAGCTTTTCGCGCAGGCAGTCGCGGTACACATCGAGATTGCGTTTTTCATTGCCCGAACCGAAGAAGCGATAGAAGTCTTCGTAGCTGGACATATGCTCGACGGCGGCGATCTTCAGGCGGGCGAGACTGATGTGGCAACGGTTCAGATCGACGGCGGCGACGCGGGCGGGCGAGTGCACGAGATAGTTGAGCACGTTGCACCCCCCGGAGGAGATCGTCAGCAGCTTCGAGTGCGGCCCGAGATCCAGCGCCTCGGCGTCGACGCGGGGATCCTCCCAGATCTGGTTATAGATGAACCCGCGGAACCAGAGGGAAAAGAGCCGCTCAAGCATGCCCTTGCGGGTCATGGCGCCGTTGAACTGCACGGATTTCTTGAGCAGCGATTTGGAGGTCGCGGCGGGATTCGGAGCGGTCCATGTCGACATGATCACGATCCTTTCGCAGGTCTTGCCGATCGCGCGGGCCCGATCCATCAGGCCCGTGTGAGCAATGTGAAAGTGTTATCGGATCGCAATATGAGGAGCGGGTGAAATGTGAATGAAGATCAGATGCGGGGCCAGTGAGTTTCGATTTTGAACCCGAAATTGATGGAGTTGTCGATCCACCGGACCCATGTGGGGCGGAGCACGTAGAACTGCTCGCGGCGGATTCGGTCGACGAGCTGCACGGCGTAGGGGAAACGATCGAGGAAGAGCGCAAGCACGCGATCGAAGTCGGCGGGGTCGATCGGCTCGACGCGGCCGTGCATCTGAAGCCCGCGGATTTCCGAGGGCGCGGTGAAGTCGGCGTAGGTGCTGATCGCGGCGTCGGGACGGGCGGAAAGATGGCGACTGTGGGCCGAGTCGGGGTGGGAGACCCAGTAGAGATTGACGTCGGCGTCGGCGACAAAGTTGAGGTTGGCGGCGTGGGGCTTGTGGGCGTCGTCGACGGTGGCGAGCGAGAGCGTGGACACGGTGGCGAAGAAGTCGCGGAGCGTGTCGGGCAGGTCGTAGGGTTGCATGCGGGTCGCCTCGCGATCAGCCAAGTTTAGCGGCGGCGAACTCGCGAGCCAGCGTCAGCGCGTCATTGAGCTTGGCGGGATTCTTCCCGCCGGCCTGCGCCATGTCCGGTCGCCCGCCGCCGCCGCCGCCGGTGACCTTCGCCACTTCGCGCACCCAGTCGCCGGCCTTGAGCCCCTTGCCGATCATTGCTTCCGGCACCGACGCCAGGAACGACACCTTGTCGTCCCCCGCAGCCGCGAGCATCATCGCCGCTTCGGGCCGCTTCTTGCGGATGACGTCCATGGCGGTGCGAAGCGTGTTGGCATCGGCGCCGTCGATCATGGCGACGATGACATTACCCGCCGCATCGTCGGCGATCTTGCGGGCGTTTTCGACGACGCCGCCCTCGGCCTGTTTGGACGCCGTCTTGCGATGCTCCTTGATGATCTTCTGCAGATCGTCGAGTCCCGCACGCAGCGATGCACGCTCCAGCAGCGGCAGCGTCGTCGTGTTGACCGCATCGGTCAGGGCGGCCAGGTCCTGCTCGAGCGAGGCGGGCTGCTCCTGGCGGATGGCGTCGATGCGTTCGGCGAGCACGGCCGCGGTGTCGAAGGCCCGGCGCGCGATGTCGCCGGCGACGGCGGTGATGCGGCGGACGCCCTTGGCGACGGCTTCCTCGCTGACGATGGCGAAGCGCTGGGCGTCCTTCGTCGTCTTCAGATGCGTGCCGCCGCAGAATTCGATCGAGTAGCGCCGCCACTTGTCATTACCCGGCTCGGCGAGCAGGTCCTTGACCGGCGCCCCCATCGACACGACGCGCACCATCGGCGGATACTTCTCGCCGAACACCGCGCGGAGACTGTTGATCTTCAGCGCCTCTTCCTGTGGAGCGAGGTCGATGTAAATCGGCAGCGCCGCTTCGATCTGCTCATTGACGTGCTTCTGCACCTGCGCGATCTCCTCGGCGGTCAGGGCTTTGCCTTGCGAGAAGTCGAAGCGCGTCTTTTCATCGTCGACGAGCGAGCCCTTCTGGGCGATGTGGTCGCCGAGCACTTCGCGCAGGGCCCAGTTGAGCAGATGGGTCGAAGAGTGATGGGCCATGATCTTGTTGCGCCGCGGCTGATCGATCTCCAGAAGCAGCGGGTCTTCTTCGGTGAAGGGCAGTTCGTCGCGGTGGATGTTCGGCTGATCGAGCTGGCCCAGGTGGAAGTAGACGTCGCCGACTTTGATGGTGTCGTTGACCTGGAACACGGCGCCGTGGGTCGAGTGAATCGTGCCCCGGTCGCCGACCTGCCCGCCGGACTCGGCGTAGAAGGGCGTCGCATCGACGACGATCGCCGCGTCATGTCCGACGCGCAGCGCTGTGGCGCGCTCGTACTTGGGGCCGTTGAGCACCAGCACCCGCGCGGCGTGCGCATCGTCGGCGACATTGGCGTCGTAACCGACGAATTTCGTGGCGGGCAGATCGCCCTGATGCACGAGAGCGAAGAGACTCTGCTTCGCGTCGACTTGCCCGCCGTCGCCCCTGCTTCGCTGGCGGGCTTCGTCCATCAGCGTGTTGAACCCGGCGACGTCGACTTTCATGCCGCGCTCCTCGGCCATGAGCTGCGTCAAGTCCAGCGGGAAACCGAACGTGTCGTACAAGCGGAAGGCGTC
The window above is part of the Planctomycetota bacterium genome. Proteins encoded here:
- the alaS gene encoding alanine--tRNA ligase, coding for MPTSNEIRRQYLDFFASKCGHTIVPSAPVVPHEDPTLLFTNAGMNQFKDVFLGVGERPYTRAVDTQKCIRAGGKHNDLDDVGKDTYHHTFFEMLGNWSFGDYFKTEAINWAWELLTKVWGMDPTRLHATYFQGNEAEGLAPDEEAKQLWLSHLPPERVHPGNMKDNFWEMGDTGPCGPCSEIHVDLTPDKSGASLVNGGDARVIEIWNLVFIQFNRDTDGSLASLPAKHVDTGMGFERLCAVLQGKSSNYDSDVFAPLFAAIQQITGAPAYSAKLHSAVDVAYRVIADHARCLTFAITDGAMPSNEGRGYVLRRILRRAVRYGRQNLNIAEPFMHRLVPVIADQMGDVFPELREDPGAIAAVIRDEEESFGKTLERGIELFEAACGLAQNKQITAADAFRLYDTFGFPLDLTQLMAEERGMKVDVAGFNTLMDEARQRSRGDGGQVDAKQSLFALVHQGDLPATKFVGYDANVADDAHAARVLVLNGPKYERATALRVGHDAAIVVDATPFYAESGGQVGDRGTIHSTHGAVFQVNDTIKVGDVYFHLGQLDQPNIHRDELPFTEEDPLLLEIDQPRRNKIMAHHSSTHLLNWALREVLGDHIAQKGSLVDDEKTRFDFSQGKALTAEEIAQVQKHVNEQIEAALPIYIDLAPQEEALKINSLRAVFGEKYPPMVRVVSMGAPVKDLLAEPGNDKWRRYSIEFCGGTHLKTTKDAQRFAIVSEEAVAKGVRRITAVAGDIARRAFDTAAVLAERIDAIRQEQPASLEQDLAALTDAVNTTTLPLLERASLRAGLDDLQKIIKEHRKTASKQAEGGVVENARKIADDAAGNVIVAMIDGADANTLRTAMDVIRKKRPEAAMMLAAAGDDKVSFLASVPEAMIGKGLKAGDWVREVAKVTGGGGGGRPDMAQAGGKNPAKLNDALTLAREFAAAKLG